The Primulina tabacum isolate GXHZ01 chromosome 1, ASM2559414v2, whole genome shotgun sequence genome contains the following window.
accacctatcagctggacaatcagttgaactgatctttgatatatcagttgaactgattcagtttgggcgatcagttggcgcttttagtttgcgtctcgatagcttcagttttggctctataactgatcagttccagtttCTATGTacttaggtaaattcattagaaacaaaataataagttttgttaacatcaaaatcaagattgcgaatatgaaatgttccaacactcgTGTTCAAAGTTGAACCAAATAGATACTAACACGAGAATCGGTAAAGTCAGCTATCCCAATGCCATAAATATTCACGATGTTCGTTAGCTTTTCAATGATGAAAATATTGTTAgaaaacaaattcaaactgATTTTGATGGAGAAAATGGAgaggaaataaaatatcatttggAGAATGCACAATCTATATGGAACAAGAAACACTCAACAATCAATCAACACATTTAACTCAATGACACAGAAAATGAACGAAGATCTGAACGAGTTAGAAGAAGACCAACGTGGATGACAGATTATGATGTAACTGATATTAACCAAATTGAAGATGCATAGTTCGTTTTGCTCTATTTTCATATTGTGACCCAGTAGCTTTCGAAGATGGCGTCAAATAATCAAAATAGCGAATGACAATGGATGGTGAAATCGTATCCATCGAGAAAATAAAACTTTTGAACTATCCGAGCTTCCAAAAAGTCAAAAAACAATAGGTGTGAAGTGTATTTACAAAAGTAAATTGAAAGAATATCAAAAGGTCGACAAATTCAAGGTACAGTTGGTAGAAAAAGGTTAcaaacaagagtttgaagtcgACTATACATATATGTTTGCTTCAACTGCAAGACATGATACGACCAGAATGGTAATTTCTTTAGCAACACAATATTCATGGTCTATCTTCTAATTGGATGTGAAATCGACGTTTTTACATGGAGACTTGGAAGAACATATATAAATTTATCGATCAACCTCCTGGTTATATTAAACTTGGAAATGAGCATAAAGTGTATAATTGAAGAAAACTTTGTATGTGTTAAAGCTGGTCCCACGAGCATGATATAGTCGAATTGAGGCTTATTTTTCTAAAGCAGGTTTTCAAAAATGTCCATATGAGTATACACTTTGTAAAAAAATTGAAGATGAAGGATAAATGCTCATTGTTGGCTTATATATTGATGATCTTATATTCACGGGTAATGATAGTGTAAGGTCAAGGGAATTTAATTTACGTAATCTGAATGcttgcaatctaggattttatttaaatgatgtgtttacttatttttatgcatttaatgcataattatttcatgataggatttatttcatgattattttaacaGTTCACGCATTatggtttctagatgcattttacgctcgatcgaggaacggatacCGGGGaaatatcaggaaaattatttttattatatgtttaatttttattaattaataaaagatgttttaagtgtatttttcaagaaatgagctttgttgggtatttttacccgccgtagcatatttttaatcggtacacaaattttaacgAATCGAAGGACTTTTGAGGGTTCaggcaatattttaaaaaatttaccaaaacgaaatattttttggcagtgtgtttgggcttgatgggcttatttttaagcttaatggACTCGAAACCCTTTTAAACCTTTTTAACATAtatttagggcccattagctTGTTGTTTACTATTTAATTAATACCCTAAACACACCCTAAGCCTATTTAGCTCTCATCAGCCCCCTCCCTCACCTTGGCAGCATTTCCCTTCGAAAATCTCAGCAGCAGCCGTCGACGGCCGCCTTTGGGGTTCAAGAAGGCTTCTTCCCGTCTCTCTGTTTTCACGTCCCACGCACATATCATCTAGTTTTTGGTCATCTAATTGATAAGGCACGCTTGTATTCTCATTTTATACTCATGCACGCCATAAGTATGCTGTAGTTTATGTATTTGTTTGAAAACTTTATGATCTACATCATGCTTGCGTTTTTGAATGAGTTTGACATGAAAACCTTGCATTGTTTTGACTCCATCTCATGTTTTCTTGTGTGgttgcaaggggctgctgtttTTGGGCGTTCTAAGGGTCTATAGGTGTCGAGTTTTATGAGGAAAGGAGGCTGAGGATCACGTCGAGGCACAGTTAGGCAAGGGGCCGATCGTTTTAAGCTTTTGTGTGTGTATGTTGGATAGATCGGGAATTGTAGGAGGGTGCCGATGCGTGGGGCATGCTAGGGACGTGGGGAAGACcttggtgggtctgagacacgAGAAACTCATGTAAGGCTGGTCTCGAGTGGAAGGAAGTTTGAAGGAGTAGCCGTGAGTTAGGGTCGCACGGGTGGTTCAGGCTCGCGTCTTGTGGTTCTTGTTTGCTGCGGGCATAGGGCTAAGGGCAGTGGGTGAGGGCGTCCAGGAGAGTCACGAGGTGAGCTAGAGAGGGCTGGTTTGGGGCTGGTCCTCGTTGGTTAGGTCTAGGTTTGATGAAACGAGAGAATAGTGCGACTAGGATTATGACTTGATCGTGCAGAAAATTCCAGCATCCTTGGGTCCCGTTTTTCGTGGGTCTTAAGGGGTAGAGTGTGTGGTTTTAAGGCTGGTTGGGTAAGTTTAAGacataattaaatttaagagaaatttggttaagtttcgggtcgattcaggttaaaaccgggaccccggtccaagttctAAAAAGAATCGGTTAAGTTCGGGTTTGTGTTCACGTCGAAGAAACActtttaatatgttttgggaggttttaaggagtttggtaagcttcgggtcaaaatttagaggtccaagggtaaaatagtcattttgggtttacaggggcaaaatagtcattttgcacccgagatGAGATTTTAGTCCTGGAAGCGCCCTGGGCatatatttatcatgtttttaaaagtttatgcatcatgtttatgattttttatgtaattacgaaaattacggtgcatgcttggtttcaaggaaaatttacgtatatgcatgttttcaTTAAGTGGTGAACATGATGtcacgttttgaaggatgagatttGGTTATGAATAACATGATTGTATGATAtattatgagctgaggccaaggctaaGTGGATGGATAATACTGTTGCTGATGTCTCCGTCGTTGGATACCGCggtttatagatggatccatcaaatagagctgatataaagtcacaattaatgaactgaattcaattaaaagaaatgtatacatatatgatgatatgttgagacatgtttgacacgttatgattttatacgacaagTTTacgttcatgaaatgtatgttgaataCGGTATTTTCACttctgtgtgctacgtatatgtacttgctattaacAGTGCATGTGTgtttagtctttagactcactaggagtGTTTGTTGCAGGTGAGCATTTAGATGAGGTGATTGAAGGTGCCaaaactctgagtaggcagggatGGATGTGCGAGCACGATccgaggaccacacttttccgcacatcacgtttttatgagCTGTGAGCAGACATAATCAGTTTTACACGTTTTTTATGGTACGCTGTTGATTTTCAGGATTTTTACTTGTTTGTTTTATTCATGCATGATTGATGGCCGAGTTGACAATTTTTACATTACAGCATTTCTCTTTGTCGATTGTTtacgattaatttttttatggcaTATTTCTCAGCAGGGTtgtatgcatgcaaattatttaaaGGTTTATTTTCGAATatgtgagctttaaaaaaaaaatttccgcatttatatcagtagacgtttcagatagtgtcgtgtttgaaaattttaaggagTCCATGATGGTTAAGTTTGATACGTTGGATCTTGGCAAGATGTATTATTTTCTTGATACTGAAGTAATTCAATCTACTTATGGGATTTTTATTTCCCAaaggaaatattttcagaaaGTTTTGTACAGTTCCGGTCTATCCCATATACTTGTGTTTGAAATGTAAAATCGTTAGGAGGAAGTAGTTTTCTCGTGGATTAATTTCggccttaaaaaaaaaaagacaaagtAGTGcaaaatgactcaaataagtTTGGGTACGGATAGACTAGAATCTATCGTATTGGATAAGACTCAGGCTCAAGCCAACACAAACATAATTAAGAAATAGATCTATATAACAATTATTTCATATTCGTCTTAATTTTTATGAAAGTTGTTTACATTAGTTGTCGCGTCCCGAGCCCGGGTCGGTACCTACGTAACTATACAATGAGCCCATATGGCAACTATTTCGTATTCGTCTtctttatgaaaatgattaactcAAGTTGTTATAGAAATCTATTGTAGCATATTATAaacttatttttaatatttaatttttatcatgtgGGACAATaggtatcacaatcacccctccttCAGAACTCGACGTTCTCGTCGTGGCCTGACCCCTCGATCCACCAGCaccgagaatctagaggtggctcctacagattcaagaggtggctcctacagattcaagaggtggctcccgtcatgtagAACTTTGCCacgcaggttcaagaggtgactctcatgcacgtagcactttgcTCCGCATAGAACTTATTCCCCGATGTTCCTTGCCGGTGACCGTCTCTGATACCATTTCTGTTATGCCCCGAGCCAGGTCCGcgcctgcgtgactgcacaatgagcCTCTATAACAACTATTTCGTATTCGTCGTCATTTTAGGAAAATGATTAAttcaagttgctatagaagttcaTTGTAGGTCATTATAAACTcactttaaatctttaatttttactaCGTGGGACAAAAGGTATCACATTAGTTACTATTCGAATATATTTTATGTCTTTATaaaccattttaaaattttttttagtcGAGGTGGGAAAATGGATACTagtgaatatttttttaaaaaagagagGGAAGGGATTATTTTGCAAGTTGAAGGATACAAAGCCGTCGTTTCTAATTttacttttaattattttgtgcgAATATGTATAAATTAAGATAATTATTTTAGATTATATTGCAGAGGCCACACTATCTTGTCCCACGCCAAACTTCTTAAAGCTTGTTGTTAAAGCTCGTGCCAGACCAATGACTACTTTTACGAAGTGAACGAGACTTTTCCCTCTCCTCCTTTGCGTGCTAATAATAATCGGGGTGGATATGGAGATACTGTCCATTCCTGCATtcgcaataataataaaaataaaattataaaaatattcactgatcaaCTCAATGGACTCTATATATATTTGAGATGGGAACCGATATTTAATCCTGACTCGTTGGGAACGATGATTCCCCGATTAGATACAGCTTGGATGAGTGATAAATGTTGAACATCATCTTCTGCTTACAAAGAATTACCAAACAGTCCAGGTTGGGATTGAAAGAAATCAATATGTTTAATTATCTTCAAACTTGCTATCCTTGGAGCACTCCCTGAATTCTGATCATATTGAACTTTAAGGAAGTGTGAATTTCCTACaaatttatgatttgttaaGCTTATCCATTAGGCCAGTACGTCGGCACAATTCTGAAGTCTCCTCCTttgcaaatatatatattttttaaaataagcagAGGTTTCAGAGTTTTGTTATGCAAGGAAATTTCCAAGAAAGTTAAGAGAATCGTGGTTTATTACTCTATAAAAAAGAGGTTCGCATTGGGGAATGAATGAAGTTCTTTCTGCCATTTATTTCTATTCATAAACATGGGGAGCAAATTCAAATATTCATCTAATGTTAACTATGGAGGCATTGCATCAGTGCTGCTTCATATCAGGACTCACCCCCTCACGAAATCTCAAAAGAAATGGAGGGTTGCATTTATTGCCATCCATGTATTGTTATCTTTAGTGAAAAGGATTGATCCCAAGAAAGGAAAATCTAATTCActgttttcaaatatattagCCCCTCCCTCTCCCTTTCCCAGTTCTGCTCACACAGTTGTTGAAATACAGCCAGTCACTACCAGTTTTCTTGATGAAACTGAAAATAGTGATGGGCTGATCTCTGAAATTGACTATGTGAAGCTTACAGAAATAGTGAGGAACAAGAATTTAGCTGAGCTTCATGATATCTATGGGGATGTGGAAGCCATTGCCCGCTTTCTTGAATCCAGTAGAGAGAATGGGATCCAAGGAAATGAAACGGATCTCATTACAAGGAAGAGGGCATTTGGTTCGAATACATACCAGAAGCCACCCCCAAAAGGGCTGATACATTTCATATTAGAAGCTTTTAAAGACACCACGATTCTGATTCTCCTTACTTGTGCTGCTCTTTCTCTGGCCTTTGGCATCAGAGAACATGGTCCGAGAGAGGGATGGTACGAGGGAGGAAGCATCTTTCTGGCGGTGTTCCTGGTGGTGGCAGTGTCTGCCTCCAGCAATTTCCGTCAAGAAAGGCAGTTTGACAAGCTCTCGAAGATCAGCAACGATATAAGGATCGATGTTGTGAGGGACGGAAGGAGGCAGAAAGTCTCCATTTTCGACGCAGTAGTTGGTGATGTCGTTTTTTTGACAATTGGTGATCAAGTTCCTGCTGATGGATTATTCATCGATGGGCATTCGTTTCAAGTAGACGAATCGAGCATGACAGGGGAGAGCGATAATGTTGAAGTAGATTCAATGCATAATCCTTTTTTGTTGTCCGGTTCAAAGGTGGCCGATGGATATTCAAAAATGCTAGTCATATCAGTTGGGATGAACACTGCCTGGGGCGAGATGATGAGCTCGATTACTCGAGATTCCAACGAGCAAACCCCATTGCAAGAACGCCTGAACAGACTGACCTCTTCAATCGGAAAAGTAGGCCTTTCCGTGGCATGTTTAGTCCTTTCGGTAATGCTGATTCGTTATTTCACTGGAAACACGGAAGATGTAAATGGGAGACGAGAATTCAACGGGAGCGATAGGAACTTAAATGACGTTTTCAACACAGTTTTGAGAATAGTCTCTACTGCTGTGACCATTGTGGTTGTGGCTATTCCTGAAGGCCTCCCATTAGCTGTCACGTTAACTCTCGCGTATTCAATGAAACGGATGATGGCTGATCAGGCGATGGTGAGGAAGCTTTCGGCTTGCGAAACAATGGGCTCAGCAACAGTTATCTGCACGGACAAAACAGGCACTTTAACATTGAATCAAATGAAAGTGACCAAGTTTTGGATAGGTTACGAAGAAATCAAGCAAGAAATTTCTCGTGTTATTTCTCGAAATcttattgaatcattttatcaaggAGTTGCTTTCAACACCACAGGTAGCATATTTATGCCTAAATCAGGATCTTTAGTAATGGAGTATTCTGGCAGTCCAACTGAGAAGGCATTACTTTCGTGGGCTGTCCAAGATTGGGGAATGGATATCGAAAAGCTGAAGCAAGATTACGCTATTCTTCATGTTGAAACTTTCAGTTCATTGAAAAAAAGAAGCGGGGTCTTGATCAGAAACAAGTATGATAACTTCTGTTATGCACACTGGAAGGGTGCCGCAGAGATGGTACTAGCAATGTGCTCAAATTACTACAATATAACCGGAGAAATGAAGCGAATAAGCGAAGATGACAGAAACAAATTCGAAAATATCATCGAAGGAATGGCAGCTAGCAGTCTCCGATGCATTGCATTTGCCTCCAAGCGAATGGAACCTGGAGAATGTCATTCCAATGCAGATGAGAAGTATACTATTACTGAACGAGAGTTGACCTTACTTGGGATAGTTGGTATGAAGGATCCCTGCAGACCTGGTGCAGGAAAAGCTATTCAGTCCTGCAGAAATGCGGGTGTCAACATCAAGATGATCACCGGTGACAACCTTTTCACAGCCAAGGCCATAGCCACTGAATGTGGGATACTCGATTCAAATCAACAAGTTGCCATCGGAGAAGTCATTGAAGGCATCGAGTTCAGAAACTACACACCCGAAGAACGTTTGCTCAAGGTGGACAACATCAAAGTGATGGCTAGATCGTCCCCTATAGACAAACTTCTCATGGTTCAATGCCTAAAACAGAAAGGGCATGTCGTAGCAGTAACCGGTGACGGAACAAATGATGCACCAGCACTGAAGGAAGCAGATGTAGGACTTTCAATGGGTATTCAAGGAACAGAGGTGGCTAAGGAGAGCTCGGATATCGTAATCCTAGACGACGACTTCTCCACTGTTGCCACACTCTTGCGTTGGGGGAGATGCGTTTATAACAACATCCAGAAATTCATCCAATTCCAGCTCACGGTTAATATTGCCGCCCTTGTCATCAATTTCATAGCCGCTGTTTCAGATGGAGATGTGCCACTCACAACCGTTCAGCTGCTGTGGGTGAACCTGATCATGGACACGTTAGGCGCACTCGCTCTTGCCACGGAACGGCCCACAGACGAACTTATGCTTAAACCTCCCGTGGGTCGAACCGAGCCCCTGATCTCTAACGCCATGTGGAGAAATCTTCTGGCACAGGCTCTATACCAGATAGTTATCCTCTTAACCTTACAGTTCAAGGGAAGGTCGATCTTCCACGTGAACGAAGAGGTAAAAAACACCCTCATTTTCAACATTTTTGTGCTTTGCCAGGTTTTCAACGAATTCAATTCAAGGAAGATTGAAAAGAAGAATGTGTTCACGGGGATACATAAGAGCAGATTGTTTCTTGGAATCATTGGAATAACTATCATTCTGCAGATTATTATGGTTGAGTTCTTGAAGAACTTTGCTGACACCGTGCGATTGAGTTTCGGGCAATGGGGTGTTTGTGTTGGGATTGCGTCTATGACTTGGCCGATTGGTTGGATTATGAAGTTTGTGCCAGTTCCTAAGAAGCCTTTTTTCAGTCACATAAAAAAAATGCTTTCATTCTAGTTCAAGAGAAATCATCAGATAAACCAGTAGAAAACGCTTGTTTGTTTTTCACCTCAATCAATTTTTCATCATCTTTTTTTTCCCAGCTTCCTTCTTTGAATAAATTGGACAATGCTTTCATCCAATGCGATTTTCACAATCTCTATGTCATCATcgtcagatttgatattgatttttctttttattactTGAACATGTTTATGGtatttgatatttatattttattaatatgaaGTACGTACGATGCAAGTAAATAACaattatatgataaaaataaaaaatttgattttctaaaaaaataatttgaatcatttttttatttatttgattttaatatcTTGTTATATTagacgaataaattaattaaaaacttatATAATTCACTTTCGAACTTTTTGCCgaattaaaattcaaattgttaattttatgatatataataaattataattagcaCAATATATAAAACCAAATGAACCCcgaaacaaattttaaaaaaaaatatatccaaACACCATATATAAGGCATAATAAActaaaaatcaatcaaattGTGGATTttatcaatacataaatcataatttacataaattaagcacactaatgataaataaatatcaatttaaaatacaGTGACTAACTCAATAAAACAACAtcaaaactaatgaaataataatactaatagtaaaatataactaataatatttcatttaaataatatttaaacaattacataattttttttacttttgtttttataactttatatcataaataattaattttatatcagaatctctCTTTTATGAACTACATCgataattattaatttcttgttaaatacaattttaaaataataaataaatcaacatatGTAATGAAATACACATTTAAATAAGATTATATggcaaatatcaaataaaatctaataaactcattgaataattattaaatataaattttaaactacTGATATGATTTTcacataaaaatttgaaatataatcaaagaaataaaattgcataaaaaatgctattttttgtattttttgaattagttagtttgatttcaaaataaatcaagattttaaaatatcatatgtaAAAGTTCTAATACTTTGACAGATGTTAATCAATgatcataataatttatatttattataaggattctgtcatatattattttttatagtaGAAAATAACTTTTGTCTcatcaaaatattatcaaaactagtgaaataataatattaatagtaaaatataactcaaaatatttaatttaaagatatTCAACCTCCTACAAAAATTTTTACCTTTTGTTTTTAGAATTCTATATCATATATAATTTAGTTTATATCAgcattgttatatatatatacatatatatatatatatatattatgtatttgTATGTGTTAAGTACTTATATATAAATGTACATTGAACATTTCAAActatttgttttttatgatctattttttaatatcaaagAGGTCGTAGGATTGAACATTGAAATAATTTGTTTTTGAGTTTTAGAGTTGTATCATAGTCAAATTATATGCAATATTTATGTCACCTACTTGACTgtagattttttaattttttttaaatttcataaataaataaaaaaaaatataaattaaaaattataaatcaaaaaTCGCATACTCCCAAATTTTGtgtattgaatttataaatttgtatgacatatttttttaaaagaattgcTATTATCatccatttttaaatattaaataaaatagttaTACAATATGTGATACAGTGAAAttaattgtttaacaattatgccttaaatttatatattataagaGCTGATTTTGGAACTGAAGTCAATAAAATTagttttgattttggtttcagTGTTTCAGAAAACTATGGTCGAGTTTACCTTTAGACTCTTACTatctaaattttaaacattctTAGTAGACATTTCAAATGTTACCAAATTTTTGTTTATTGAATGTATAAATTTgtttgatatataatttttttaaaaattgttactaaaatatttaaatttcttattatAGCTAAACTGTTTGAATTCTTCTAAgatattcatattttatgtattattaatatattaacattcacaattattgataaaaattatctaaataatttattaaactctttattttcagTTCTTAgttaaaaaaccaaaaaatatgTTACTATTAAActtcatattattatattattatatatttatcatgttattctacttattgcatatataattaatttgttCATATTTCTTCTTGTAATActataatttattacttaattagaaaATACACTAAAAAAGTAATtacaaatttgcattaaaacaataaaatatgatgtagagagaaaattaaaaagataaaaCATTTAAAGGTGATATAAAGAAgaattatttgagaaaattaattaGGAGTTACATTTTATTATTGAAATGATATAAATTACTACAATTAATGTAATTGTAGTGATAATTCATTATCAATTTGTTataattttacatatatatcctTATTGAGGTTTTGGATTTTTATTAATAAGGAAGACATTTGTGTCTTTTCACAATTGGATtagatttgaaaataaatcaatGGTCCAcactttttaaaaatctatataCTTTATAATGTGTCATTTTATTATGAGTATAACTCAACTTTATTTCTCTCAAGCTCGTTTAGAATTAGAAAAATCTAcacatttatatgtatatagaatgaaatattgtttttaaaatgaaatagaatgaaatatgacataattaaatattataacaaAAAAAGATAATGGTAGAAAGTCAAAAATACAACACCATAACCATAAAATGTggttaattaatattaattattaattaat
Protein-coding sequences here:
- the LOC142544338 gene encoding calcium-transporting ATPase 12, plasma membrane-type-like, with translation MGSKFKYSSNVNYGGIASVLLHIRTHPLTKSQKKWRVAFIAIHVLLSLVKRIDPKKGKSNSLFSNILAPPSPFPSSAHTVVEIQPVTTSFLDETENSDGLISEIDYVKLTEIVRNKNLAELHDIYGDVEAIARFLESSRENGIQGNETDLITRKRAFGSNTYQKPPPKGLIHFILEAFKDTTILILLTCAALSLAFGIREHGPREGWYEGGSIFLAVFLVVAVSASSNFRQERQFDKLSKISNDIRIDVVRDGRRQKVSIFDAVVGDVVFLTIGDQVPADGLFIDGHSFQVDESSMTGESDNVEVDSMHNPFLLSGSKVADGYSKMLVISVGMNTAWGEMMSSITRDSNEQTPLQERLNRLTSSIGKVGLSVACLVLSVMLIRYFTGNTEDVNGRREFNGSDRNLNDVFNTVLRIVSTAVTIVVVAIPEGLPLAVTLTLAYSMKRMMADQAMVRKLSACETMGSATVICTDKTGTLTLNQMKVTKFWIGYEEIKQEISRVISRNLIESFYQGVAFNTTGSIFMPKSGSLVMEYSGSPTEKALLSWAVQDWGMDIEKLKQDYAILHVETFSSLKKRSGVLIRNKYDNFCYAHWKGAAEMVLAMCSNYYNITGEMKRISEDDRNKFENIIEGMAASSLRCIAFASKRMEPGECHSNADEKYTITERELTLLGIVGMKDPCRPGAGKAIQSCRNAGVNIKMITGDNLFTAKAIATECGILDSNQQVAIGEVIEGIEFRNYTPEERLLKVDNIKVMARSSPIDKLLMVQCLKQKGHVVAVTGDGTNDAPALKEADVGLSMGIQGTEVAKESSDIVILDDDFSTVATLLRWGRCVYNNIQKFIQFQLTVNIAALVINFIAAVSDGDVPLTTVQLLWVNLIMDTLGALALATERPTDELMLKPPVGRTEPLISNAMWRNLLAQALYQIVILLTLQFKGRSIFHVNEEVKNTLIFNIFVLCQVFNEFNSRKIEKKNVFTGIHKSRLFLGIIGITIILQIIMVEFLKNFADTVRLSFGQWGVCVGIASMTWPIGWIMKFVPVPKKPFFSHIKKMLSF